TGAACCCCATGCTTCTCATTTTGGAATATGGCAGGCGTTGGATCTGATTGAAAGAGTTCAGCCGAGGCAGGCGTTCCTGACGCACCTTTCTCACCGGATCGATTACAACGAATTAACCACTCGCCTTCCGTCGGGTGTCCAGGCTGCATTCGACGGATTAACGGTTTCTCTCCCCCGGCGGAAGATTCCCGTCGCCTCCTAGCTCGGTGGTCGTGTCTCCAGACAAGCCTGAATCAGCTGTTCGGCCAGAGGAACGATGGCGCCGACATCCTTGCCATATCCATCGGAACGAATTTCTTCTGCAAACCGTGGAGTGACAACCGCTCCGCCGATCATGACCTTGTACGGAAGGTCCCGTTCGTGAATTGTATCGATGGCCAGTTTCATCTGCATCATGGTTGTTGTCATGAGTGCGCTGAGAGCAACAATCTGGGCCTGGTGTTCCCTGGCGGCGTCCAGAATGGTCTCTAGCGGGACATTTCGGCCCAGGTCGATGACGTTAAATCCGAAATTCCGCAGCATCAGGATGCAAATATTTTTTCCGATATCGTGAATATCCCCTTTCACAGTCGCAAAGACAATTGTCCCCTTTTTTTCTACGGGACCGTCGCTTTCAAGATAGGGCTGCAGAACTTCGACACCTTTTTTCATGGTATCCGCCCCGGCGATCAGATGAGGAATAAACTTGATCCGCTGTCCGAAGAGATCTCCCAAATGCCGGATAGCAGGCGTCATGTGATCCAGAAAGATGGCGAAGGGAGACTCCCCTTCGGCCAACGCCTTCTGGACGAGTCCGCTAATCGATTCCCGTTCTCCCTCTTCAATTGCTTTGCGAATGGCTTCCACGGTTGTCAGTGGCTTTTGAGGCTGATTCTTCTGGGTGGGGCTGGCGTCCTTTGCGTCAGGAGAGGCCCATTGAGCCGATTTGTCAATATAAATCCGGCAGTCCGGATCGCGCCCTGCAAAGACGCTTGCGGCGGCCACTGTCTGGTGAAGAACCGTGTCATAAGGATCACAGATGGCCGCGTCCAGACCGGCTCCAATCGCCATGGCCAGAAAATTGTCGTGAACAAGTTTTCGCGCCGGAAGACCGAATGACACATTGGAAAGTCCCAGAATCGTCGGGAGACCGAGTTCCTGTCGGATCAACCGGATCGTTTCCAGAGTCTGCCGGGAGGCTTCCTGAACGGCAGAGACTGTCAGGGCCAGGGTATCAAAGATGAGGTCCCGGGGGGACAATCCGAGATCGAGAGCCCGCCGCAGGATTTTTTCTGCGTTCTTCAGACGGTCTGTGGCTTTTTCAGGAATATCATCCCCAGAAACAAGACCGATGACGGCAGCCCCGTATTTCTTGATGATCGGCAAGACCTCTTCCAGCCGCTCTTCTTCCGCGTTCACGGAGTTCACGAGTGCCCGGCCGGGATAGACCTTGAGTCCGGACTCCAATGCTGAAGCATAGGAGGAGTCGATGACGATCGGCAACTGGACAACGTTTTGGATTGCCGTAAGGGCCTTTGCCATCATTTCGGCTTCGTTGACAAGGGGAACGCCGACATTGACGTCAAGAGCTCCCGCCCCGGCTTCCATTTCCTTGCGGGCTTCGGCGACGATCAAATCCGTCTGTCCCGCTGCAATGGCCTCCGAAAATTTTTTCTTTCCTGTCGGGTTGATTTTCTCTCCGACAATCAGGAAAGGAACACCCGGACCGACAAGGGTCATGTGGGTTCGCGACGAGATTTTCATGAGGGTCGGTGCAGGACGGGAGATGGGGGAAATTCCCTTCAGCATGCGAGACAGGAGACGGACATATTCCGGGGTTGTACCACAGCATCCTCCAATAATATTTGCCCCCGCCTCGACAAACTGCGGGGCAAAGCGGGCAACGTCTTCGGCGTTTGCGGGGTATACGGTATGGCCGTCCCGATGGACAGGAAGTCCGGCGTTTGGTTCGACTGCAATGAACGTGGACGTGGTCTGCCCCAGTCTTCGGACAACGGGGACCATCGCTTCCGGGCCGACCGAACAGTTTAGACCCAGAATCTCCACTCCGAAGCCTTCCAGAACGGAGGCCGCTGTCTCGGGATCCGAGCCGGAATCCGTGATTCCGTCATTATTAAAAGTCATGAGGGCCATGACCGGGATTCTGTTTCTAACGGCTTCCCGGACACCAATCAGGGCCGCGCGCATTTCCTGGATGTCGAACATCGTTTCAATGGCGATCAGATCGACGCCGGCTTCGAGAAGGATTCGTGCCTGTTCGTAAAAAATACCGATGGCATCGTCGAAGGGAAGATCTCCAAATGGAGCGATCGTTGTCCCCGATGGGCCAATATCTCCCGCAACATAGGCTTTTCCTCTCGACGCCCTTCTGGCCATCTCGACGCCGGCCTCGTTGATTTCACGAATCTGGCCTTCCGCGTCGTACTCGCGGAGGCGAAGGCGGGAGCTTCCAAAAGTATTTGTCAGGATGATATCCGATCCAGCCTCGACATATTCACTGTGAACTTGCTGGATATCCTGGGGGCGTTCCAGGTTCCAGAGGTCCGGGGCATATCCTGGCGGAAGTCCGCGGGACTGAAGAAGTGCTCCCATGGAACCATCAAGTAACAGGATCTCGTTTTTCAGTCTTTCCAGAAGTGGTTTCACCCTTCGTCCTCGATTTCATCTGCGTTGTCTTGTTTGACAGCTCCCTTTTTTTTCTCCGGAACATCCAGAGTTCTTTCCCATCCAATGACTGCCGATACGGAAAGACGGGGAATCATGATGTAGGATTCGGTAATGGAGACCCCAATTTTGTGCGCCTGTGTGAGCTCCATGACCTCTTTTTGCGTTGAGAGGGGCCAGTCGCCATATCCGACGCCAAAGCGAAATGTCCGGCCGTACCCGAAACGCTTGGCTTCTTTTTCAATCGAACGGTCGACAAGAATTCCCATGTAATCCGCCATCCAGGCTCCGACTCTTTCCAGAAAAAAGGAGTAGGCGGGTTCATCCGAAGCAAGCTGGTCGACGCGATTCTCGAGATCGGGACCGATCGTTGCAACAAGCAAAGAGGCAAAGTCACAATAGCGGAGCAGTTTTTCCATTTTTTCGCCGACGAAAAGCGTAGAACTTTCCCGGGTCAGCACTCTTTTGTCTTCTCTGCCTGTCAGTGCAAGGGTCCGGTAAACACCTTTCCCCTGGATCAGTCGGTAACCTTCGTCAATGGCTTTCTGAATCTGGTGGGCGAGTCCAGGTTCATCCAGCTCTTTCAGAGCGGACTTTCGGGGGATCCTCATTTCCCGGAGGATCTGCCTTTCTTCGATTTCGAAAGGGATATTGTTAAAGAAAACAGGAGATCCGATCCGCATGGAAGGCATATGTTCTCCCTGGGTTACCGGGAACCGGAGAAAAAGGAAAAAACAGAGGAAGAAAACAAGCGGGAAAGAACCACCAACGCCATGAAGGAAAGCACACTTGCTGAGCGAGACAGACCGGGAAAGAGGAAAAAACAAATCCTCCTTCCCGCAAGTCTGCATGTAATCCGGCTATGCTCCAACTTGATCCGCAGCGACCGGGTTGTGCTTCGACTGACGTGGGTCAATCAGTGTCTGGCCCTGAGCTTCTCTCCGAATTTCTTCGTTGATATGCATGGAGCAGAATTTGGGCCCGCACATGGAGCAAAATTCGGCCGATTTAAAGGTTTCGTGAGGTAATGTTTCATCGTGCATGCTTCTGGCTCTGTCCGGATCGAGGGAGAGCTCGAACTGCCTGTTCCAGTCAAAAGAATAACGTGCTTTGGAAAGCTGGTCGTCCCTGTCCCTGGCTCCCGGTCGATGGCGCGCCACGTCGGATGCATGTGCTGCGATCTTGTAGGCGATAATGCCGTTCCGGACGTCTTCCAGGTCGGGAAGGCCCAGGTGTTCTTTCGGAGTGACATAGCAGAGAAGGGCTGCTCCCGCTGTCCCCGCAGCTGTGGCTCCGATTGCCGATGTAATATGGTCGTATCCCGGGGCTATGTCTGTCACGAGAGGGCCCAGAACATAGAAGGGAGCCTCATGGCAGAGTTCCTGTTGCTTTTCAACATTCATCGCAATCTGGTCGAAGGGAACATGGCCAGGACCCTCGATCATGACCTGAACATCCGCTTCCCATGCCCTAAGTGTCAGTTCCCCAAGGACCTTCAGTTCCGCAAACTGGGCTTCATCGGACGCATCGGCCAGACAACCCGGACGCAGTCCATCCCCGAGAGACAGCGTCACG
The sequence above is drawn from the Leptospirillum ferriphilum ML-04 genome and encodes:
- a CDS encoding homocysteine S-methyltransferase family protein; its protein translation is MKPLLERLKNEILLLDGSMGALLQSRGLPPGYAPDLWNLERPQDIQQVHSEYVEAGSDIILTNTFGSSRLRLREYDAEGQIREINEAGVEMARRASRGKAYVAGDIGPSGTTIAPFGDLPFDDAIGIFYEQARILLEAGVDLIAIETMFDIQEMRAALIGVREAVRNRIPVMALMTFNNDGITDSGSDPETAASVLEGFGVEILGLNCSVGPEAMVPVVRRLGQTTSTFIAVEPNAGLPVHRDGHTVYPANAEDVARFAPQFVEAGANIIGGCCGTTPEYVRLLSRMLKGISPISRPAPTLMKISSRTHMTLVGPGVPFLIVGEKINPTGKKKFSEAIAAGQTDLIVAEARKEMEAGAGALDVNVGVPLVNEAEMMAKALTAIQNVVQLPIVIDSSYASALESGLKVYPGRALVNSVNAEEERLEEVLPIIKKYGAAVIGLVSGDDIPEKATDRLKNAEKILRRALDLGLSPRDLIFDTLALTVSAVQEASRQTLETIRLIRQELGLPTILGLSNVSFGLPARKLVHDNFLAMAIGAGLDAAICDPYDTVLHQTVAAASVFAGRDPDCRIYIDKSAQWASPDAKDASPTQKNQPQKPLTTVEAIRKAIEEGERESISGLVQKALAEGESPFAIFLDHMTPAIRHLGDLFGQRIKFIPHLIAGADTMKKGVEVLQPYLESDGPVEKKGTIVFATVKGDIHDIGKNICILMLRNFGFNVIDLGRNVPLETILDAAREHQAQIVALSALMTTTMMQMKLAIDTIHERDLPYKVMIGGAVVTPRFAEEIRSDGYGKDVGAIVPLAEQLIQACLETRPPS
- a CDS encoding vitamin B12 dependent-methionine synthase activation domain-containing protein, translating into MPSMRIGSPVFFNNIPFEIEERQILREMRIPRKSALKELDEPGLAHQIQKAIDEGYRLIQGKGVYRTLALTGREDKRVLTRESSTLFVGEKMEKLLRYCDFASLLVATIGPDLENRVDQLASDEPAYSFFLERVGAWMADYMGILVDRSIEKEAKRFGYGRTFRFGVGYGDWPLSTQKEVMELTQAHKIGVSITESYIMIPRLSVSAVIGWERTLDVPEKKKGAVKQDNADEIEDEG
- the thiC gene encoding phosphomethylpyrimidine synthase ThiC, whose amino-acid sequence is MRQEWVKNRRGVVTQMHYARKGITTEEMLYVAKRENVSPEFIRSEVARGRLIIPANIRHPELEPMGIGIGISCKINANIGNSAVIPNLENEIAKLDACIKYGADTAMDLSTGPKIPEIREAIMRRSPIPIGTVPIYEAIQRVGDPMDLSERDLLDVIRFQAEQGVDYMTVHSGILADFIPLTQNRITGIVSRGGSLMAQWMMHHKKENPLFTHFDELLEICREFDVTLSLGDGLRPGCLADASDEAQFAELKVLGELTLRAWEADVQVMIEGPGHVPFDQIAMNVEKQQELCHEAPFYVLGPLVTDIAPGYDHITSAIGATAAGTAGAALLCYVTPKEHLGLPDLEDVRNGIIAYKIAAHASDVARHRPGARDRDDQLSKARYSFDWNRQFELSLDPDRARSMHDETLPHETFKSAEFCSMCGPKFCSMHINEEIRREAQGQTLIDPRQSKHNPVAADQVGA